Proteins from one Chelonia mydas isolate rCheMyd1 chromosome 14, rCheMyd1.pri.v2, whole genome shotgun sequence genomic window:
- the COPRS gene encoding coordinator of PRMT5 and differentiation stimulator isoform X4 codes for MVERKNKGLRITVAAGDCTCHEEEELVKGGTLVNWRPRKGCLARNVSDGESHQSRFSGCPCYESDTAHSDSSGPPIKWLGDLDDFQSDLEDWELDASFPELKIDSQYEEEDWDKELEDAECNPYDAEDIDCGSLQENYLLASCAWQEESLYNPMCHHAAPLALSSPNRMPEVGQFDDADD; via the exons ATAACGGTGGCTGCAGGTGACTGCACATGTCATGAGGAAGAAGAACTTGTGAAGGGAGGGACACTTGTGAATTGGAGGCCTAGAAAAG GCTGTTTGGCAAGGAATGTTTCTGATGGCGAGTCTCACCAGAGTAGATTTTCTGGTTGCCCGTGCTATGAAAGTGACACTGCTCATTCAGATTCCTCGGGGCCTCCCATTAAATGGCTTGGTGACTTAGATGACTTCCAGAGTGACCTTGAGGACTGGGAGTTGGATGCATCTTTCCCTGAGCTGAAAATTGATTCTCAGTACGAGGAAGAGGACTGGGATAAAGAATTGGAGGATGCTGAATGTAATCCATATG ACGCGGAAGATATCGACTGTGGTAGTCTTCAGGAAAATTATCTATTGGCATCATGTGCATGGCAAGAAGAATCATTGTATAACCCCATGTGTCACCATGCAGCTCCACTCGCTCTGAGTTCGCCAAATAGAATGCCTGAGGTTGGCCAGTTTGATGATGCAGATGACTGA
- the COPRS gene encoding coordinator of PRMT5 and differentiation stimulator isoform X6, whose amino-acid sequence MMKQDCCLARNVSDGESHQSRFSGCPCYESDTAHSDSSGPPIKWLGDLDDFQSDLEDWELDASFPELKIDSQYEEEDWDKELEDAECNPYDAEDIDCGSLQENYLLASCAWQEESLYNPMCHHAAPLALSSPNRMPEVGQFDDADD is encoded by the exons ATGATGAAACAGGACT GCTGTTTGGCAAGGAATGTTTCTGATGGCGAGTCTCACCAGAGTAGATTTTCTGGTTGCCCGTGCTATGAAAGTGACACTGCTCATTCAGATTCCTCGGGGCCTCCCATTAAATGGCTTGGTGACTTAGATGACTTCCAGAGTGACCTTGAGGACTGGGAGTTGGATGCATCTTTCCCTGAGCTGAAAATTGATTCTCAGTACGAGGAAGAGGACTGGGATAAAGAATTGGAGGATGCTGAATGTAATCCATATG ACGCGGAAGATATCGACTGTGGTAGTCTTCAGGAAAATTATCTATTGGCATCATGTGCATGGCAAGAAGAATCATTGTATAACCCCATGTGTCACCATGCAGCTCCACTCGCTCTGAGTTCGCCAAATAGAATGCCTGAGGTTGGCCAGTTTGATGATGCAGATGACTGA